The proteins below come from a single Bdellovibrionales bacterium genomic window:
- a CDS encoding thymidine kinase encodes MSEYNHTRGWIEVIVGSMFSGKTEELIRRLRRAEFARQPIQVFKPVIDDRYSMTDVTSHNKTSINSTPIKSADDIWDLLKPETKVVGIDEGQFFDEGLVQVTQDLANRGLRVIIAGLDTDWQAKPFGPMPTLMAVAENVSKQHAVCVVCGNNASRTQRTAGGDGQVQVGAHDAYEARCREHFKPEVDKPFTFLMKNTPQSFVP; translated from the coding sequence ATGTCGGAATATAATCATACACGTGGGTGGATTGAAGTGATTGTTGGCTCGATGTTCAGCGGCAAAACGGAGGAATTGATCCGTCGTTTGCGTCGCGCGGAGTTTGCTCGCCAGCCGATTCAAGTCTTTAAACCAGTCATCGATGACCGCTACAGCATGACGGACGTGACCTCTCACAATAAGACTTCTATCAATTCAACGCCGATTAAATCGGCAGATGATATTTGGGACCTGCTCAAGCCCGAAACAAAGGTTGTCGGGATTGATGAGGGCCAATTTTTTGATGAGGGTCTTGTGCAGGTGACCCAGGATTTGGCCAACCGTGGTCTTCGCGTCATTATCGCGGGTCTTGATACGGATTGGCAGGCAAAACCCTTTGGTCCCATGCCAACTTTGATGGCGGTTGCTGAAAACGTCAGCAAGCAGCATGCAGTTTGCGTCGTGTGCGGCAACAACGCAAGTCGCACGCAACGCACAGCCGGTGGCGACGGCCAAGTTCAAGTTGGCGCCCACGATGCCTACGAAGCTCGTTGCCGTGAACACTTCAAACCTGAAGTCGATAAACCTTTTACTTTTTTAATGAAGAATACTCCTCAGTCGTTCGTGCCGTAA
- a CDS encoding PepSY domain-containing protein, which yields MLRLLRKWHRWVSIVIAIPFLITVVTGILLASRGFNTWVQPQYPPVDSSLKINFDEILAAAKSVPEAQISDWKDISQIDIRPGTGNIRVRSKNMLEIQIDGANGKIMGAKTRRVSWLVSLHEGAEFGPWIRYGIFFPSAICVFFLLLSGVAVFFQPLIARRKAQHK from the coding sequence ATGTTGAGACTTCTGCGCAAATGGCACCGATGGGTTTCCATTGTCATTGCTATTCCATTCTTAATCACGGTTGTGACCGGCATTTTGCTGGCATCCCGTGGTTTTAATACCTGGGTGCAGCCTCAATATCCTCCTGTAGATTCTTCTCTGAAAATCAACTTCGACGAAATCCTCGCGGCGGCCAAATCCGTTCCTGAAGCGCAGATTTCCGACTGGAAGGATATTTCGCAAATCGATATTCGCCCGGGAACGGGCAATATCCGTGTGCGATCTAAAAACATGCTTGAAATTCAAATCGACGGAGCCAACGGCAAAATCATGGGTGCGAAAACCCGCCGTGTTTCTTGGCTTGTGTCACTGCACGAAGGAGCTGAGTTCGGCCCTTGGATTCGCTATGGGATCTTCTTTCCGAGCGCAATCTGTGTGTTTTTCCTGCTTTTAAGCGGCGTGGCCGTTTTCTTTCAGCCTTTAATCGCTCGTCGTAAAGCTCAGCACAAATAA
- a CDS encoding ABC transporter permease, with translation MTTAAFYTQHFGNWQILGAFVFIAIAIAISRFFKLNLGKDLFIASLRTIVQLIAIGYILRWLLHADSLPTNLLTLLVMTLVAAQASYSRLKEKTWRIYLASFVAIFASVWPLGFLTIQLFFGGEAFLQSLFFIPFMGVLMGNALSAISLSFVGLERARRESLLEIETMKALGATAFEACHRLYNEILRNALTPMINGMTIVGIVSLPGVMSGQLIGGVDPLLAARFQILVMFMITFTAMLGALAAIFITHFYFMPAWLLQKPEGLCFSFAPGEKVLLRGPSGVGKSRLLKSLVGLDVADFYTHIALPANLELSKVDAGAVMYVPQKAYFVPGTVLENLQYPLRFKKHRGETLNLEFFQKNFIKLGMTTEMLQKNAMTLSGGEAQIVHLLRSLQFDPQTLLLDEITAALDNERTALVESFLKDWVASKADRRLVFISHRQEQGTSLASRILTFEPGKLLLN, from the coding sequence ATGACGACAGCGGCTTTTTACACTCAGCATTTCGGTAATTGGCAAATTCTTGGCGCTTTTGTTTTTATCGCCATTGCGATTGCCATCTCTCGCTTTTTTAAACTGAATTTGGGCAAAGACCTTTTCATCGCCTCCCTACGCACGATCGTACAACTGATAGCAATTGGCTACATTCTTCGCTGGCTTCTGCATGCGGACTCTTTACCGACGAATTTACTCACTCTCTTGGTGATGACTCTTGTGGCGGCCCAGGCCTCTTACTCCCGCTTAAAAGAAAAAACCTGGCGGATCTATCTAGCAAGCTTTGTCGCCATCTTCGCAAGTGTTTGGCCCCTGGGATTCCTCACGATTCAGCTATTCTTTGGTGGCGAAGCGTTCTTGCAAAGTCTGTTCTTTATTCCCTTTATGGGCGTTCTGATGGGGAATGCCCTTTCGGCGATTTCTCTTAGCTTTGTCGGTCTTGAACGGGCCCGCCGCGAAAGTCTTTTAGAAATTGAAACAATGAAGGCTCTCGGGGCAACAGCATTTGAGGCTTGTCACCGGCTTTATAATGAAATCCTTCGCAATGCTTTAACACCGATGATTAACGGGATGACCATTGTCGGGATCGTGAGTCTTCCGGGCGTGATGTCGGGTCAACTGATTGGCGGCGTAGATCCTTTACTGGCAGCGCGTTTCCAGATTCTGGTGATGTTCATGATCACCTTTACGGCAATGCTCGGCGCACTGGCCGCGATTTTTATTACGCATTTCTATTTTATGCCGGCGTGGTTACTGCAAAAACCAGAAGGATTGTGTTTTAGTTTTGCTCCCGGAGAAAAAGTTCTGCTGCGCGGTCCTTCGGGCGTCGGCAAAAGCCGTTTGCTTAAATCCTTGGTGGGTTTAGATGTCGCCGACTTTTACACCCATATCGCCTTGCCTGCGAACTTGGAGCTGTCTAAAGTCGATGCCGGTGCTGTGATGTATGTGCCGCAGAAGGCTTACTTTGTGCCTGGAACGGTGCTTGAGAATCTGCAATACCCGCTTCGTTTTAAAAAACATCGCGGCGAGACTCTAAATCTAGAATTCTTTCAAAAAAACTTTATCAAGCTCGGCATGACGACTGAAATGCTTCAGAAAAATGCCATGACTCTTTCAGGGGGCGAAGCACAGATTGTGCATCTCCTCCGAAGTCTGCAGTTTGATCCGCAAACTCTTTTGCTCGATGAAATCACGGCAGCCCTTGATAACGAAAGAACGGCTTTGGTTGAATCTTTTCTTAAAGATTGGGTGGCCAGTAAAGCAGACCGCCGATTGGTATTTATCAGCCACCGTCAAGAACAAGGCACGAGCCTCGCAAGCCGCATCCTCACTTTTGAACCCGGCAAATTACTTCTGAATTAA
- a CDS encoding response regulator, giving the protein MKSKVILVIDDESSIRKFLRISLEAQQFEVHEAASGHEGIREVASRKPDLIILDLGLTDMNGQDVITKVREWSQIPIIVLTVQDSEDDKVQALDAGADDYLTKPFSVPELMARIRVALRHSQPTQLEAVFKSGDFEMDFAGHIVKIGGSEVKLTATEFSLLQVLVKNAGKVVTHRMLLKEVWGPNSVEHTQYLRVYMGQIRKKLEGSADSPELIATEAGVGYRFLIQK; this is encoded by the coding sequence ATGAAATCCAAAGTCATCTTAGTTATCGACGATGAGTCCTCGATCCGTAAATTTTTACGGATTAGTCTTGAGGCCCAGCAGTTTGAGGTTCATGAGGCCGCAAGCGGGCATGAGGGCATTCGAGAAGTCGCCAGCAGAAAACCGGATCTTATTATTTTGGACTTGGGCCTGACGGACATGAATGGCCAGGACGTCATCACGAAAGTTCGTGAGTGGTCACAGATTCCTATCATTGTTTTAACCGTCCAAGATTCTGAAGATGACAAAGTCCAGGCGTTGGATGCCGGGGCTGATGACTATCTGACAAAACCTTTTAGTGTTCCTGAGCTGATGGCGCGCATTCGCGTGGCTCTTCGTCATTCGCAACCCACACAGTTAGAAGCCGTTTTTAAAAGCGGTGATTTTGAAATGGATTTTGCCGGTCATATCGTAAAAATTGGCGGCAGCGAAGTGAAACTCACTGCAACCGAGTTCAGCCTTTTGCAGGTGCTTGTTAAAAATGCCGGTAAAGTGGTGACTCACAGAATGTTGCTCAAGGAAGTCTGGGGCCCAAACTCCGTAGAACATACGCAGTATTTGCGTGTCTATATGGGCCAAATCCGTAAGAAGCTGGAAGGTTCTGCAGACAGTCCGGAACTTATTGCGACCGAAGCCGGTGTTGGCTATCGCTTTTTAATTCAGAAGTAA
- a CDS encoding response regulator: MNHPDRRILIVDDENPIRKYLHLALQEKGYQVLEAENAQEGLRILSEQKTDLVILDLGLPDHSGKEVLRKIRSWSKVPVLILTAQSSDDEKVELLDAGADDYLTKPFHLPELLARLRVMERHILHKHETPVFASGPLKIDFEAHSVSVHGKPVKLTGTEYNLLKLLALNAGRLVTQRQILLEVWGPNAVEQSHYLRVYITQIRKKIEADPSNPELIVTEPGVGYRLTQIESQS, encoded by the coding sequence ATGAACCATCCCGATCGCCGGATCTTAATTGTTGATGATGAAAATCCTATTCGTAAGTATTTGCATTTAGCATTGCAGGAAAAAGGCTATCAAGTACTGGAAGCGGAGAATGCTCAAGAAGGGCTAAGAATTCTTTCTGAGCAAAAAACGGATTTGGTTATTTTAGATCTAGGTTTGCCGGATCACTCAGGAAAAGAAGTCCTTCGTAAGATTCGTTCATGGTCGAAAGTGCCAGTTCTTATTTTGACAGCGCAAAGCTCCGATGATGAAAAGGTTGAGCTACTAGATGCTGGGGCTGATGACTATTTGACGAAACCATTTCATCTGCCAGAACTCCTTGCACGTCTTCGCGTGATGGAAAGACATATACTTCATAAACATGAAACTCCGGTTTTTGCCAGTGGGCCTTTGAAAATCGATTTTGAGGCTCATTCCGTATCGGTTCATGGAAAGCCCGTAAAGCTCACTGGGACAGAGTATAATCTTTTAAAGTTGTTGGCTTTAAACGCCGGCAGACTCGTCACTCAGCGCCAAATTCTTCTGGAGGTCTGGGGGCCTAATGCTGTTGAGCAATCCCACTATCTGCGTGTTTATATCACTCAGATCCGTAAGAAAATTGAGGCCGACCCTTCTAATCCTGAGCTCATAGTGACGGAGCCGGGGGTGGGATATCGACTGACTCAGATTGAGTCCCAGTCTTAA
- a CDS encoding sensor histidine kinase KdpD translates to MPDSQRPNPDELLDIVKSENVKATAQLRIFFGMSAGVGKTYAMLEAAHEAKEDGVDVVIGVVETHGRRETAELLEGLELIPRKKINYRGTELQEMDLDAILKRRPKLVIVDELAHTNAPGTLHPKRYQDVLQLLEEGIDVYTAVNVQHIESRKDSVEKITGISIRETVPDSIIERANHIELIDITPAGLLKRLREGKVYLEERAERAAQNFFKEAPLSALREIALRLTAEKVDYDLQDYSKLHGSEGPWNTNERLMVAVSHSPYSERLIRATRRYAFNLEAPWMAIHVDTGEALNNADQAQLSKNLSLARELGAEVVTVPDIDVTEALQRVAKQRNVTQLIIGRPTQRFLRDHFEGGTVLDRLVRQTGEFDVHVIRQETPPETERRWMPEFSNLSAWIQYWYVFWMMVGVTIFANFTSGFLGFRSIGFIYLLAILGLSLIFSLGPVLFAAALSSLLWNFFFIPPKYTFAISSVEDILLCVSYFFVAVTTGYLTYRIRKHERIFQEREERTQFLYQITKDIAAGGGKEVYLSKVAEQLSGILKGNCGFILKGTTEKLDFNVISSEYMQLSEKEQAVALWAFENEKAAGWSTDNLPSSRNFYLPMKTFEGSVGLIVFKPKRIKRLGIDHENLLFTVGNQVAIALEREALEEKSKTNDRLRESEKLHQALMNSVSHELRTPLTTIIGSASTLSDAKVQENPEMRKELSEELVRASHRLNRVIENLLDMTRLNSGMLSLKKDWYDVRELLKLTVKRLNGDLGDHHIDYNFGDVPLIKIDYRLLEQVFANLILNAVAYTPERSPIHLTVYRDMDLVVIRVRDEGPGLPLDALQKVFEKFYRVPGTKAGGTGLGLFIAKSLVEAHGGTIEAQNSSAGGAEFVICLPIEPMPQVLGENS, encoded by the coding sequence GTGCCTGATTCACAACGACCCAATCCTGATGAGTTGCTTGATATCGTTAAATCAGAAAATGTCAAAGCAACGGCGCAATTGCGGATCTTCTTCGGAATGTCCGCCGGCGTAGGTAAAACCTACGCAATGCTCGAGGCTGCTCATGAAGCCAAGGAAGATGGCGTTGATGTTGTGATTGGTGTCGTCGAGACTCACGGTCGTCGTGAAACGGCCGAGCTTTTAGAAGGGCTCGAACTCATTCCTAGAAAGAAAATCAACTATCGCGGAACCGAGCTTCAGGAAATGGATTTAGACGCTATTCTTAAGCGCCGTCCAAAACTGGTCATCGTCGATGAGCTCGCGCATACAAATGCTCCCGGAACTTTGCATCCAAAGCGCTATCAAGATGTCTTGCAGCTCCTCGAAGAGGGAATTGATGTCTATACAGCTGTCAATGTTCAGCATATTGAAAGCCGTAAGGACTCTGTTGAAAAGATCACCGGCATTTCTATTCGTGAAACTGTGCCTGACTCGATCATCGAAAGAGCCAATCATATTGAGCTTATTGATATCACTCCGGCGGGACTCTTAAAGCGTCTCCGTGAAGGTAAGGTTTATCTTGAAGAGCGGGCGGAGCGGGCTGCGCAGAATTTCTTTAAAGAAGCGCCCCTGTCCGCTTTGCGCGAAATTGCTTTACGTCTTACGGCGGAAAAAGTCGATTACGATCTTCAGGATTATAGCAAACTGCATGGCTCCGAAGGACCTTGGAATACCAATGAACGCCTCATGGTCGCGGTCAGCCACTCGCCCTATTCAGAGCGTCTTATTCGAGCCACACGCCGTTATGCTTTTAACTTGGAAGCTCCGTGGATGGCGATTCACGTCGATACGGGGGAAGCTCTCAATAATGCCGATCAAGCGCAGCTTAGCAAGAATCTCAGCCTTGCTCGCGAGCTTGGTGCTGAAGTGGTGACAGTACCAGATATTGATGTCACTGAAGCCCTCCAGAGAGTCGCTAAACAGCGTAATGTCACGCAACTGATTATTGGCCGCCCCACCCAGCGCTTTTTGCGTGATCACTTTGAAGGGGGAACGGTCCTGGATCGGCTCGTTCGGCAAACCGGCGAGTTCGATGTTCATGTTATTCGTCAAGAGACTCCTCCTGAAACAGAGCGCCGGTGGATGCCTGAGTTTTCAAATCTTTCTGCCTGGATTCAGTATTGGTATGTCTTCTGGATGATGGTGGGTGTAACGATATTCGCCAATTTTACGAGCGGGTTCTTAGGATTCCGGAGTATCGGATTTATATACCTCTTGGCGATTCTCGGGTTGAGTTTGATTTTTTCATTAGGGCCGGTGCTGTTTGCTGCGGCCTTAAGCAGTCTGTTATGGAACTTCTTCTTTATTCCGCCAAAGTACACCTTTGCGATTTCTTCGGTGGAAGACATTCTTCTTTGCGTCTCTTATTTTTTCGTCGCAGTCACAACCGGCTATCTGACATATAGAATCCGCAAGCACGAAAGAATTTTTCAAGAGCGTGAAGAAAGAACGCAGTTCCTCTATCAAATTACAAAAGATATTGCTGCCGGTGGCGGTAAGGAAGTTTACCTTTCCAAAGTGGCGGAGCAATTGTCAGGGATCCTTAAAGGGAATTGTGGATTTATTCTGAAAGGCACAACCGAGAAATTGGATTTCAATGTTATCTCTTCTGAATACATGCAGCTTTCCGAAAAAGAGCAAGCCGTGGCTCTCTGGGCATTTGAAAATGAGAAAGCGGCGGGGTGGTCGACGGACAATCTGCCCTCTTCGCGAAACTTCTATTTGCCAATGAAAACCTTCGAAGGCTCGGTCGGTTTGATCGTCTTTAAGCCAAAAAGAATCAAGCGCCTCGGTATCGATCATGAGAATTTACTCTTTACTGTTGGTAATCAGGTTGCGATTGCGCTTGAACGCGAAGCCCTTGAGGAGAAGTCAAAGACCAATGATCGTTTGCGTGAGTCCGAAAAATTGCATCAGGCACTCATGAATTCGGTTTCTCACGAACTGAGGACTCCATTAACGACCATTATCGGTTCGGCCTCCACGCTGTCGGATGCGAAGGTTCAAGAAAATCCAGAAATGCGTAAAGAGCTTTCCGAGGAACTTGTGCGCGCAAGTCATCGCTTGAACCGAGTGATTGAAAATCTTTTGGACATGACTCGTCTGAACTCAGGGATGTTGAGTCTTAAAAAAGATTGGTATGATGTGCGCGAGCTTTTAAAACTGACAGTGAAGCGGCTGAATGGCGATCTTGGTGATCATCATATCGATTATAATTTTGGTGACGTGCCACTCATAAAAATTGATTACCGCCTCTTAGAGCAAGTTTTTGCAAATCTGATTTTGAATGCTGTTGCTTACACTCCCGAGAGGAGCCCTATTCATCTCACGGTTTATCGGGATATGGACTTGGTCGTTATTAGAGTGCGCGATGAAGGGCCCGGCCTGCCTTTAGATGCTCTTCAGAAGGTTTTTGAGAAATTCTATCGCGTCCCAGGCACTAAGGCCGGAGGAACCGGATTAGGACTCTTTATCGCGAAGAGTCTCGTGGAGGCTCACGGTGGAACGATTGAGGCTCAAAACAGCAGCGCGGGCGGAGCTGAGTTTGTTATTTGCTTGCCGATAGAGCCAATGCCGCAAGTTCTCGGGGAAAATTCATGA
- the kdpC gene encoding potassium-transporting ATPase subunit KdpC, with product MKTLFQSCMFLLVMTVLTGAIYPLLVTGAGQTLFHDKATGQIISRDGQPIASAIIAQKITSPKYFWPRPSGADYNATSSTGTNLGPISADLKKQYEERRKALMEAHPDEGEPPQDLLFASGSGLDPEISPAAAIYQLNRVAKARNFNEEQTAKLKALVTEQTHGPTLGFMGDSRVNVMELNVLLDRMN from the coding sequence ATGAAAACTCTATTCCAAAGCTGTATGTTTCTTTTAGTAATGACGGTTTTAACAGGGGCGATCTATCCATTGTTGGTGACGGGCGCAGGACAGACGCTCTTTCATGATAAAGCAACAGGACAAATCATCAGCCGTGACGGGCAGCCCATTGCCTCTGCCATCATCGCCCAGAAAATAACTTCACCAAAATACTTTTGGCCTCGTCCGTCGGGTGCAGACTATAATGCAACAAGTTCCACCGGCACGAACCTAGGGCCGATTAGTGCGGATTTGAAAAAGCAATATGAGGAGCGTCGTAAAGCCCTGATGGAAGCCCATCCTGATGAAGGGGAGCCTCCTCAGGATTTGCTTTTTGCTTCCGGCAGTGGATTGGATCCTGAGATCAGCCCTGCCGCTGCTATCTATCAGTTGAATCGCGTGGCAAAGGCGCGTAACTTTAACGAAGAGCAAACGGCCAAGCTCAAAGCTTTGGTGACAGAGCAAACCCATGGCCCGACTTTGGGATTCATGGGCGACTCTCGCGTCAATGTAATGGAGCTGAACGTTCTGCTGGATAGGATGAATTAG